The Natator depressus isolate rNatDep1 chromosome 23, rNatDep2.hap1, whole genome shotgun sequence sequence CTCGGTAAGGGGGGTCCCTTCACCTGCCCCCTCGGTGCTGGGGAACGGTGCTCGATCGCCGGCTTGTccttctgtcccctcctccctctcccgggGGGACTCCTCCGGCCCTTCCCACCATCGGTGGcgcaagagccttctcctttgCAATCCCCTACCAAACGCAACAGACGCCTGGTTTCTCCCTCTCGCCCTGGCCACGCTCTCCCCGTTCTCAGGATCTCCCTCCCTGTCTCCTCTCCCGCTCCCGGCAGCATCCCCAGGGCTCATGTGAGAGACATGCTGCGAGGAAAGACGTGTGTCCACCAACCTCAATTCTCCTCGGCCAGAAGGAGGGAGTGGTCAGGCAGGATTAAAGGAGAAAAACTGGGGGGGGGCATCTGGGAGGGGGGAGCAACCCCCTGCGCAAAAGGCCAGGGGTGCCAGCCATAGTCCACATCTGCAATAGGACCCTTTGGCGCATGACCCTGTTTCCCGGACACCCCAGGCCAGCCCCGGGCATCCCGATGGCCGAATGCCACTGGATGGAGGAAGAGGGGTCCCTTTTCAAGGGGCTGCCCCAGCTGCCCAAAGTGCTCCGCGCCCCCCCCACGCATGGCCCTCCGGCGGCAGGGGAGCGCCAGGAGGCCCTAGGAGTGCGGGGGACAAGCAGCCAAAGGGACAGCGCTCCGGGCTCCAGCCTCCAGGCCAGGATCTCTTGGGTGCGGAAGGAGCTGGTGAGTTCGGCCTGGTTTTTCAGAGGGGGTTCGGTGCTGGCGGGCGGGCCCTGGCGTCGGGACTCCTCAGGGGTAACTGGCTGCAGTAGAAGGCCGTTATCTTCTCTGCGGGCCTGCCACCAGAGGGGGATGGAGACACCTGCTTTGCCGGCAGGTGTCACTGCTCGCGACTGGCTCGACAGGAGCGGCCGTGATTCCTGGTCGCGGAGGGGAGCAACCTCTCCTGGTTACAGACCCTTCCTTTCCCTTCAACGCCAGCAGCccgtttaggacaggaagtgacgGAGAGTCCCGTCGCCAACGGCTAAGGACGAGCAGCGGAGAGCGGCCAGTTCcaggctggcctgggccagggtTCATGGGTAACTCTCACCGCCCCTTGAAAGCCACCAGTCGTAActcactccctctcctcccatcccTGTCCCAGCTCAGCCTGCAGCTGACCGACCTGGCGCTTCTCCGGCAACTGGACCCCATCGCCCAGGAGATCCAGGACCTGcgggagctgcagctggagctggaaGAGCTCTTTGCCGAAGGGGAGCTGCTGGgaccagccccctcctcccactaGCATCTCTGCCCCTTGACACTGagcggtggggtggaggggaaggccTTATAAACCATGCAGGTGAAAGAGCTGATTGGCTAGATGAACCATCGATCGCCTAGACGCAGGGGAGGGACTTCCCTTCTCCGCAAAGGTTTCTGGGTAGGGAAGCCCTTTATATAACCCCGGCTGGGCCTGCTGAGGGAGTAGGCATTGCTGGGATGGAGAGGACCTGTAGGGTGGAAGATCCTGGGCCTGTTATGAGCTATCCGGGCCCCTTTGGATGGGGAAATGGACGGCTGTGAGGAGACGGCAAAGGAGCCTGTCGTGTTCTCTGGCTGGGGGTTTTGTTCCCTCCCTGCCACGTTAAAATAAAAGGAGTTGGTCCTTTGCTTTTCTTCTTGCCCCAGCTTCTCTGAACTGGGCCCCGCCGATCTGTTCAGAGAGTCTGGCGCCCGCGTTCTGCCCCACGGCAACTGAGAGGACGAGAGAGAATCGCAGGGCGTTTCTGCCGTCGTCTTCCTCACGAGTCAGGCGCAGCGAAGAGAAATCAGTGTGGGTCACGGGGCGTTGTCCTGCCATGTaaagggggcagaggagagagatATTTTTTTCTAGTGGGGGGGGCATGCGCTCTCTCCCTATGTGGGCGGGCACAGCCCATTCCTCCTGGGGGGAGACCTGATTCTGGAGTGAGCTCTGGCCACCTGTTTCAGAAGGAGAACCCCCAGCTCCGCCATTGCACCACAGAGAGGTAGGTGCAGAGAGGGGCATTGGGGGGTGGCACCGGGAGAGGATGTCTCCAGGAGAAAGTGGGTGTCGTTCTCAGTCACGCCTGGGCCCCTCTGCACCCCTCTTGCAGCGTAGTGGGGCAGAAACACCCTGAGAATCCCCACACGCATGGGGCTCCCCCAgctggggtggagttggggtgacaGTCTtgaacccaccctgctcccagaccTGGCAGAGAGGGTGGACCTGCGGTGTGGCCGGGGCGCACTGCACTGTAGCACTTCTCTGGCCCACAGGGGGCGGAGttcaagttagagcagccccaaggctgctgtAACTGACGCAGGGTCCAGAATATGGGGAGCACCTGCCCTGCGGGGTATCCCTAAGGGCTCTGCACAACCTGGTCCTGATCCTGGTGGTTGGAGCCTCGTCAGACAATACGATTTACACAATCAGACCCAGCAACAGGCTGATCCTGCTTCGTTCGCCTTGGTGTCTGGCGCAAAGGAGTCGACGGCTTCGCAGAAACATCTTAAAAAACCCATCTTTCATTGCATAAAACAATTAAAGGATCCAAACCAACGCAGCAGGGGGACAAAGCTGTCCCCAGAAAATTCCCAGGGGTTTGGCTGGGCCAAGTGCAGCAGatttctcagcacccccacttcaTTCCCCGGATCATGATTTGTTGTGTGTcgtggcagcagctgggagcccccatcATGAAGCCGTTATGCTAGGAGCTGTACGAATGCCAAGCAGAAAGCTGGCCCCTGCCCCGACGAGCTGGCAATCAAAGTAAATCCCTGCCAGAAGGAAGATTTTGCCGCATCCCTCTGCGGGCGGAAGTCCACGCAGCATCGGAGGGCGAATGGCTTCAGGCCTGGAGACTCAGGGGGCCGAAGGCTCCTTCCTTGCCGATCTCAACCAGTCGCCAACATGGTAGTCAATCCGCTGcggaagtggggaggggaagaggacacAGGGAGAGAGCTGGAGGGACCCCGCCAGGATACGGAGCTCCCACCCCACTGGGCCCCCCATGCTGCCCAGGGGCTTCAGGTGACATTCAGCGCAAAGCCTGGCCAGCACGTAAGCCCATGCCCTGCACATCGGGGGGCATTTCACccgaagggcctgatcctcagtcGTGCTCGGGTGTGGGACCAGCCCCCTGAGAAACCCACCACCCCCAACGCAAGGACTGCCCCAGCTGGCATAACGGCCCTgtacccaccctgctcccagcacctggCGTAGGGGGCAGATCGGGAGCATGGCCGGAGCACACTGGCTATGGCTGTTCCCTGCCTCCAGGGCCCAtagggggtggagcgggggcgtGGCCAGAGCCCACTGACTGTGGCAgttccccgccccccaggacccatAGGAGGCAGATCGGGGGCATGGCCAGAGCCCACTGGCTATGGCTATTTCCTGCCCCCCGGGTCCTTCACAGGGTGGAGCGTGAGTTTGAGCAGCGCTGGGGCCGGGGTGGAGTCACTGGAGCTTAACAAGAGGTTCCTGGGTTCGAGTCTGGGTCGGTTCTGATTCCATCCCCACCGGGCCGGGCTTCCCACCACGCCGCGCTTCCCACTGGGCTCTTACCTCGCGGGCCAAGACGAGGGGCAGGGGGTCCGAGGGCTTGGAGGGGTTCATATTGGCACAGTGGGAGGTCCCGTTGATGAGGATGGCCAGCTCCGAGCGTGACTGGTTCTTCAGGACACTCAGGGCATGCCAGGGGTCGATGTTGCCTGGGGACAGAGCGCTTAGCTCCGGCGTGGCACGGGGAGGCAATGCCAGGCCCAGCCCGCGGGTCCAATCTTGCcgaccaccccctccccagctgcccgCCCCCCATCCATACCATTCACAAAGAGGATCCTGCTGGCCTTGGGGTGGTCGGCCCCGTAGTACTCGTTGGTGAAGGTCACCGCCTCCCCCACGCGCTCGGGCCCGATGCCGAACACCTGGGAGCAGAGGTCGAGCTGGGCCGACAGCGTCAGGAGACGGGAGAAGGGGCAGGTGGCGTCTTCGCAGGTCTGGTCTGGAGCAGGGCGGGATGGGGGGGAGACGTCAGCACCGCGGTTCTTTGGGGTGCCCCCCCCACCAAGACGGACGAAGAAACGGGGCGATCGGGGGAGAGGGtgccccagggctgtggggggggggtagatgGGGCAAATGGGAAGGGGATTCTCTGCCAGACCTGTGTCTCGACCTCCCCAGCATGACACCCCCATTTCCAGTCACCCtgtcttggggcagggactgaggggGGCTTTAAGCCCCATTTGTTCTCCCCATATTCTGCCCTggccccctgggctgggggtaGAGGATGCATGgacagtgcaggggtctggaggTGGGGGTCGCATGGGGGGCAGCGGCAGGGGccgaccccttccccccccccccccccccgccacgcaGCCAGCTCACAGTATCCGAACTCGGTGCAGGTCTGGAAATACCACTGCCGCTCGCCCACACCGCTGAGCGTCAGGTTGGCGCTGCGCAGCTCGGCCAGGGCGTGTTGGCGTGAGTTGTCCACGCAGGGCAGCCCCATGCGCTCCAGGAACCCCTGCCACGGGAGGAGACACACGGGAGGGTCAGCCAGGGCCCCCCTCAGCCCCGGGAGGGGCCCGTCTGGCTCCGGCTCCAGTGGCTGGGGCACGTGGGACGGGGTCCCCTCTTTGTTGTTACAACAGATCGACAGAAGGGGCGCCCGCAGCACACTGGCGAGGGGGCAGGACCCCTCTGCTTGTAGCTGACAGGGGAGAAACTGAGCTGCCCCCTTCCTTTAGCCCCTCGGGATGGCTGTCCCATTCCCccaccatggtgcatcatgggagatgtagttccaATGCTTCATTCCCTATGGGCAAGGCTTCCCAgctggacttcatctcccatgatgcactgcagccaCCATCTTGCCGCCCCAagactgcagtgcatcatgggagatgtagtccaagcAGGAAGCCCAGCCCACAGAGGAGAACAGGAGCTGGATGCCACCTGAACTACGGCCCGTTCCCTGGCCCCTGTGTGCAGCGAGCGTGCTGGGTCtcagctgggctggagccagacCCCGCCCAGCCTTACGTTATTGACAGCGATGAGTCTCTGGTAGGGGGACCCCAGGCCCATGGCGTTCATGATGCCGCAGAGCTCGGCCACGCTGCCGCCCTGGAATCCCTCGTTGTTGTACTGCACAGCGCCCATGAAGATGTCGGCCAGGTTGCTGGCGAGCTCCCCGCGGTCGTCAGGCTCCGTCAGGGGCCCGCAGGAGCGGAAATCCTTCGCCAGCTCGGCCAGCCGCCCGGCCTGCAGCCTCTGGTCCACGGCGGAGAAGGCCTGGGCCACGGCCTCGCGACACTGCGGGGGGAAAGGAGAGGCACTCGCAGGCCCGGGCGTTCTCGGCTATGGGGGATTTTGCCTGGTGGGTTaggtgtgggggctgggagccaggacgcctgggttctatccccaggtctgggaggggggtggggtctaTTGGTTaaagcgggggggctgggagcccggactcctgggttctctccctggctctggaaggggagtgggtgttgggagtgggggggggcctgggagtcagaactcctgggttctatccctggctgtgggagggtagagggcctaattctcctctcattgACACTGGTGCCAGTCAGGAGCAGCTCCTCGCATGCCAACGGAAGGACACTGGTGTGAGCGGGCACAGAACGGGGCCAAGGGGGGCCAGGTGTCGGAGCTGGGGGGCGGAGAGCCCTAGACGTCAGAGGTGGCCCCCGCATGCCCAGATCTCTCTGCAGCCCGGCTTGGAGCATCCCATGCAATGCCgtggtggggaggggacgggACACACAAATCTCTGGGATTTCCCCCCGCGGGACCCTGGAACCCACCCCAAGCCATTCACCCACCTGGGCAGAGCCCCCCACCACCGGGTCCGACAGACTCGCCGCCACCACCTGGAGGAAAGACAGAAGCGCCACGCGGGGTTAATGCAGCTGCCTGCTGCATGCTGGGAAGGCCCCGAAAGGGTTAACTAGGAGTTACCGggtccctcccctcacccccccgtgCCGGGGCCCTTCTgcggccccccagctccctctggaAGAGGCTTCCCTAGAGCGACGGGAGCCCGGGGGTGCCCCCTGCGGCCAGGGGCTAGTCCTGCAGCCCCCAGTCCCTTCCATGATGGCGCAGCTCAGGGCAGGATTCGGGGGGCAGCACAAGCTGGGGACCCCCAGAGACACCGCCCCCCGCTTCTGCTCCCCCATGCCCTTCCCTGCCCAGATCCAAAGTCGGGACCCCACAGCCGGTTACAGCtgtctggggtgggaggggccaaAGGGAGAGCTGCTCCGAggacatccccctcccccaggtgaaAAGGGGGGTCTGGGAGCCCCCCTCATGGGCGCAGCCCGCTCACCTGGTTGTAGCCGGTGAAGTCCAGCTGGGCCCGCACCGGGGCGGAGGACGCAACAGCGGCAAAGACCAGGTGGGGGAActaggggaggagagagagagaaaccagccCCACCATCGCACCATCTGCCTGGCGGGAAATccatccccgccccctcccacgaCCCCACAGGAGCAGGGGGgcacgggtgggggctgggctcccCGGGGTGACAGGGTTCTGGGGTGGACCCCAGGACTGGCTCAGTCCCCCCCACTGAGTCTTCCCCACTCAAACCAACTAGACCCCACATCCCtgccacagctgggaatagaacccaggagtccggattcccagcccccaccccttttcctccccccagGTCTACCCCACTAGACCCCCTCCcgtcccctccccgagctgggaatagaacccaggagtcctggctcccagccccctgctctggccgCTAGACCGCAGGCTAGCGCCGCCTGGCTCTGTGTCCCCCTCGAGTGGCTGGATCGTGTGTCGACTCTCGTGGGCCAGCCCCCAGCTATACGCCTGCGAAGTGGCACCGGTCAGATCGCGAGGTCATGGGTTCGATGCTGGTGAgggtggggggctcccagcagagcCCCACACACCGACAGCCCCCCCGGTGCCCCCCAGGCCGGTACCTTGACCCTGAACCAGGCGGCAAGGGAGCCGGGGTAGGAGCCCCCGAAGCAGATCCAGGTGTTGTTCCGTGTCAGGTTATACTTCTGAGTGACGAAGTGGTGGAAGGCGGCCAGGTCAGCCAGGCTGCGACGGGACCGAGGGGGAAGTACCGAGAGAAAACCCACACTGGTGAGCTGAGCGCAGAGCTGGAATGCCGGggtacccccaccccctgtgacTCACTGTCAGACCCCAGGGAGGGAGTCAGTGTaaccatccccatttcacagaggggaaactgaggcactgagtggggacgtgacttgtctgaggtcacaGAGCAAGCCATTGGCAGAGCCAgtatagaacccaggcgtcctggctcccagcccccgacCCCCGCACTCTaacccactaggccccactcccctcccagagctggggatagaacccaggcgtcctggctcccagcccccgacCCCCGCACTCTAACCccctaggccccactcccctcccagagctggggatagaacccaggcatcctggcttccccccatccccaacgCTTGGGCACCCTCCGGCACTGAGCGCCGCGTGtcctggccccgccccgcccggggactCACGCCTGCTGGCTGGACAGGAACCGGAGGCTGGCGTCCCACAGGCCGTCGGGGTTGATGCTGGCGCCGTAGAAGCGGTGCTCCAGGGCCACGGCCAGCGCCCCGTATTTCCGAGCCATCTCCATGTGGTGCCCTGGCACCAACACCGGGGTTAGGGGCACGGGAGCCTGGCAGATgatgagcccctccccccccccatcaccccatTGTGGGCACCTCTCCTAGGTCGTTCCCCACCCCCCTGGggcagccagtccccgccctggggccggatgggagccagagccccctagaggggacaggcccctgccccattctccgcccccctgagccagccagtccctgccctggggccggatgggagccagagccccctagaggggacaggcccttgccccattccccgcccccctgagccagccagtccctgccctggggccggatgggagccagagccccctagaggggacaggcccctgccccattccccgcccccctgagccagccagtccctgccctggggccggatgggagccagagcccctagaggggacaggcccctgccccattccccgcccccctgagccagccagtccccgccctggccccgcttACCCGACAGCACCGCGAACTGCGACAGGGAGCTCTCGCCCCCGATGTAGAGGAAGACGGGCCCGGCTGGGCGGTGCCAGAACTCCTCATTGATCCAGAACCTCTGTGGGGGGAGAACAGGGACCGGTGGGTGCGACGCGGCGGGGCCCCGGGGCAGCTCGGGGAGCCCCAGCGGGCAGGGGGCCCAGCAgccgcccagggcaggtgcctGGGTTTCACGTGGGCGTGCGTGCCCCTGTGCCCCTCCGGCCGGCGGCCCCGCCCCTGGCAAGGCTGCGGGGATCCGTGCGGGTCACCGCGCCAGGCCGGTGACAGCGGCCGGCCTGTCTCACCTGGTTAAAGACCCGCCCCTCCTGCCGATCGAAGTGGTCGAGGGGCTGGCGCAGGGCGCCCTCGCTGGGGGCGTGCCAGGGCGCCGGGCGCAGCAGCCGCCTCCGGGAGAAGGTGTCCTGCATGGCCTGCACCTCGCGCGCCCGCAGCACCTGCTGCCTCAGCAGCCGGAAGTTGCGCCCTGCGGAGGCAaagggaggcaggggtgggggggccagtTCTGATccggcccccccaccccgagcggaCCCAGCACCGCTCCCCGGCTGGCAGGGAGTCGGGGCGAGATGAGTTCGCTGGGCCTCAGGCCCTGGGGGTCAAAGGAGCAAACTCGACCAGCCCTGAATGGGTCCGGGGCACTGAGCTGCCCCCTAGAACGGGGTCtatgcagggcaggggggaggcgCACTGCAGGGGGGGGTCcaggtgtgtgttttgggggaggggggatctttGCCCAGCCCCTTTCCTTGGGCACAGGTGAAGGGATCTAGTCTCCAGAGGTCTCCGTCCGTCTGTCTGTCAGGCTAAAATTGCATTTGAAGAAGTAAAAAGaacaagaggacttgtggcaccttcgagactaacaaatctatctgagcataaggtgccacaagtcctcctgttctttttgcaaatacagacgaactcggctgctcctctgaaacctgtcatttgaagAAGTGAAACCATTTCGCTCAGCAgaagcgggggggaaggggggacaggtCACGCCCGAGGCTGCTTCCTGGGGGGTCACATGCAGCCCAGGCGAGAAGCCTGCCCCCGCCGCTGCTTCCAAGAAGCCAGGCTCAGCAGAATGTGGGAGGCGAAAGCGTCCCACAGCGCGCTGGCTACAGACCCCACTGTCCTTCAGAGCTGGAAAccggacccaggagtcctggctcccagccttccccGGCTCTAAACACAAGGCCCCCGCTCCCTAGCAGGAACATGTGTGCCGGTTGCGATCCCAGCAGGGAGGGACAGGCCCAAACGGGAATCCAGGGTTTCCAAAATCTTGCCTCCAGGCTGCTAAACAATCAAGATTCGACCTGCCCCTCCCCGCACCACTTCACCTCAATTGGGTGTGAACGCCAGAGCCAAACTAATGGGACATTTAACAGCTGATCTCATCAGGATCTGCTTGGCCTCATTGTGAGTCCCCCCCAaactgtgcccccctccccctttgcagAGACGCATTTCTCCCCGAAGGATCCCCAGGCACTTTACAGATCGTGCATGCACTCACTTCACTTAGCTCGgcaccaaaatgcagccacctctggggtgaggccCAGCGGCTGTTAACATGGGGATCACGCTTGCTCAGCAGGGAGATCAGCCCCCTCGGAGATGGAACATGGCCCCCCGTTTAAACAGGGACTCCTCACTAGGCACAGACATGCAGCCGCTCCTGGGGGGCCGGGACGCAGCAGCTGCTCAGACGGGGATCCCCCAGCGCcgggatgcagccacctctggggtggggcgagggggtcatttatacagggaccccttgccTGGTGCGgaggtg is a genomic window containing:
- the PRSS16 gene encoding thymus-specific serine protease isoform X2, producing MQDTFSRRRLLRPAPWHAPSEGALRQPLDHFDRQEGRVFNQRFWINEEFWHRPAGPVFLYIGGESSLSQFAVLSGHHMEMARKYGALAVALEHRFYGASINPDGLWDASLRFLSSQQALADLAAFHHFVTQKYNLTRNNTWICFGGSYPGSLAAWFRVKFPHLVFAAVASSAPVRAQLDFTGYNQVVAASLSDPVVGGSAQCREAVAQAFSAVDQRLQAGRLAELAKDFRSCGPLTEPDDRGELASNLADIFMGAVQYNNEGFQGGSVAELCGIMNAMGLGSPYQRLIAVNNGFLERMGLPCVDNSRQHALAELRSANLTLSGVGERQWYFQTCTEFGYYQTCEDATCPFSRLLTLSAQLDLCSQVFGIGPERVGEAVTFTNEYYGADHPKASRILFVNGNIDPWHALSVLKNQSRSELAILINGTSHCANMNPSKPSDPLPLVLARERIDYHVGDWLRSARKEPSAP
- the PRSS16 gene encoding thymus-specific serine protease isoform X1, whose protein sequence is MGRPVPWALGLLLSLLIQAEAGRNFRLLRQQVLRAREVQAMQDTFSRRRLLRPAPWHAPSEGALRQPLDHFDRQEGRVFNQRFWINEEFWHRPAGPVFLYIGGESSLSQFAVLSGHHMEMARKYGALAVALEHRFYGASINPDGLWDASLRFLSSQQALADLAAFHHFVTQKYNLTRNNTWICFGGSYPGSLAAWFRVKFPHLVFAAVASSAPVRAQLDFTGYNQVVAASLSDPVVGGSAQCREAVAQAFSAVDQRLQAGRLAELAKDFRSCGPLTEPDDRGELASNLADIFMGAVQYNNEGFQGGSVAELCGIMNAMGLGSPYQRLIAVNNGFLERMGLPCVDNSRQHALAELRSANLTLSGVGERQWYFQTCTEFGYYQTCEDATCPFSRLLTLSAQLDLCSQVFGIGPERVGEAVTFTNEYYGADHPKASRILFVNGNIDPWHALSVLKNQSRSELAILINGTSHCANMNPSKPSDPLPLVLARERIDYHVGDWLRSARKEPSAP